A window of the Plasmodium falciparum 3D7 genome assembly, chromosome: 3 genome harbors these coding sequences:
- a CDS encoding histone H2A.Z → MEVPGKVIGGKVGGKVGGKVLGLGKGGKGKTGSGKTKKAPLSRASRAGLQFPVGRVHRMLKSRISSDGRVGSTAAVYAAAILEYLTAEVLELAGNATKDLKVKRITPRHLQLAIRGDEELDTLIKATIAGGGVIPHIHKALMNKVPLPPTAQKKPKKN, encoded by the exons ATGGAAGTTCCAGGAAAAGTAATTGGTGGTAAAGTTGGAGGAAAAGTTGGTGGAAAAGTACTTGGTCTTGGTAAAGgaggaaaaggaaaaacag GTTCAGGTAAAACTAAAAAAGCTCCATTATCCCGTGCATCAAGAGCTGGATTACAATTTCCAGTAGGTAGAGTTCACAGAATGTTAAAGAGCAGAATATCTTCTGATGGAAGAGTAGGTTCCACAGCAGCAGTTTACGCCGCAGCCATTTTGGAATACTTAACAGCAGAAGTTTTAGAATTGGCAGGAAATGCAACAAAAGATTTAAAAGTTAAGAGAATTACCCCAAGACATTTACAATTAGCCATTAGAG GTGACGAAGAATTAGATACTCTTATTAAAGCAACAATTGCTGGTGGTGGTGTTATCCCACACATACACAAAGCTTTAATGAATAAAGTTCCACTTCCCCCAACAGCTCAAAagaaaccaaaaaaaaactaa